From the Gadus chalcogrammus isolate NIFS_2021 chromosome 18, NIFS_Gcha_1.0, whole genome shotgun sequence genome, the window GGTGAATCATTACATCCCCTTATCTCCACATGAATGTTATCTGATAAGCCAATTAGCGCAATGGTTTTATCTCCCACCATTGATATCAGGTGTTATACACGTGGTGGTGGACAACTTTATGGTTTTGAAATGATCTGACTGAAGGTCTGACATCTCAACAGCTTAATGTCGATAAAAAACTTGCCATGATGGTTGCTTAACCGACATTTCTACATTCTTAGACTTCGACCtgaaaatacatatatattgtgtatttcTAACTGCTTTTTCTCCTCATGTTTCAGGTAAGAGCTACACATGTTATCActgttttcattttatattcaTTCCAGTTTGCCCATGCATGGACTTTGTGCGGGAGATAGTTTGTTCTCGCCTTACAGGTTATCTTGACTTGAACAACAGGACGCCCGACAGTGGCCCAGATATAGCTTAGAGCCAGGGGTTTATATGGACACAGATTCCTTTTTTATACTTTCACTTCACTTACGGTAACGGTAACTCTTACATTTCAATTTTGACACATTTAttaagcaaagaaaaaaaacataatatcaCACAAATATCACACTTGGCGCTTTCGACCATATTGCTCCTTGTTATCTCTAGACATATACTTCCCCTGGTGCTATGGTCTGGGACATAAATGGATTAACTTATATCCGAACGTCCAAAGTAATCAAAAGGATCATCCATGCGGCCTCAGAAGGAGCCATCTGATATCCTGAGGAAGGACTTTCCTTCAGTCTGAagctcagtgtttttttttagaggGCCATTGCCCATCATTGCACTATCACCCCCTGTATCATTCCATGGACAACCAGCCTTACGTCACACTCCCCTTTTGCCTGCACCACCCCTGCCAATGCCTCTCTCCCAACCCCCTAAACTCCACCTTCTCGCCTCTTGTCGGCCATCGATAAACGTCTTCAGCGTCTGCCGCTCTGAATATACCACTTCTGATGTCTTCCCATCACTCGCAAAGCCTACTCTTGTTTCCAGCCTCTTGTGTTTAAAATGGACTGTAAGTCCAGCATGTTGACACCATTGCCCCTTTGTCTGCTAGGAAGGTATAAGCTGCTAAGCCATCCTCTGCCTGAACGGAGACTGCAGACAGGCCGCTGAGCACTGTTGGAAGATATCCAAGCTGACGGTCAACTATCTCTACATGGAAGAACTTTGGTGTCTGTTAAATCATTCAATTAGGGCAGCAAGTTCTCCCCATTTAGTAACCATCAGGGTTCCTGTCCGGGAACATTGCCAGCCTGGTTAGACCTGGAGCCCCAGCAGACCCAGACATGCACAGAGGACTGTGAGACGTTCCTATCCTTTTTACTGACGAGATAAAGGCTTGTAGACCCAAGACCCACTAACCTGTCCCCTAATCTCCTGATACCAGCCTTGGATTTCcggtttctcctctctcctctatccccGTTTTGCTACAGTACTCGCTCAATTACTAGTCCCTCACAAGGTCTTATCTTTGTACCCCCTATAAAATATATTGTGGAACTGTTATTGTGGGTCATTTTGTAGAAGAATCATCATGAATGAGTCTCTCTTTATGCTCTGGTCATCGTCTGCTCTCTCCGTTCTGTCACCGTCTTCTGGTCTGCTATTGTTAATCCCCATCCTTAAAAAACTGGGCTGGACCCATCCATCTTCAGCCGCTTTCAGCCCATCTCCAAATTACCCTTAATCGCAAAATACACTGGAAAGTGCTTCACAGTTCACAAAGGTGATGGAAGGAATAATATATTCCATAAATTCCAGTCAACTTACTGTACCTGATGTCGTCGTGTTTTTCTAGGCTTATCAGGAAGCACACTAGATTGGTTCTGCTCCTATCTCTACCACAGAACCTGTGCTGTAGCAATAAATAACTAAGtatttcatttaattcttccagacaaaaaggaaaaaacaaaagcaacagGCCGATAACTGCATGAGCTTCTTCAATTCAATCTTCAGTGGGATCTGGTGCTTATCGTGTGACCTTCATTATTCCTGTTTGGCTGAGAAATAGATGTTGAAGAAGATGACCTTAAACCTTCACTCTAAACTGGCCAAATTTGACCTTTTGAGCACACTCAACTTTCATCTGTATTATGCAAATCACATATAGAATACATTGGATTTCATGTTTTTTACTGTAGCATGGCCAAAACAACAGTGCAGTAGTTCTTGTTCAATCCTCCTTATTGTTTATGAGTGAGGTCGGAATATATATGAAGGGAGAAGGGCTAACTTCCATGAAGGCTCATAAGGCTCACCAATGCAGGCAGATATTTGGAAAGTTTGCGCCTTTTGAATATTTTGATCTAATATTGAAATGTGCCTGTCAAGTTTGAAACATTAACAGGAAACTGAAATACTCGGCAAACCTCTTAGTTTAATTTGGAGAACTGTTATCTATTGTATGGATTGTGTTTGACTGTTGACTTTAACGTTCATATTTGATCATATCAAACTTCAACGACAACTGTTCCAAAGATCATGTGAAAAGGCCAAACCACTGAAAGGGGCACTAGCTGGAACCGGTCCAAAGTTCTTCATATTCCTGAGATTGTGGAAACTGATATGGCTCTTCCTGgtcacttttgtgttttctttgagATTACTATTAGTGCTAGACAGATAATAGTAATCGCAAAAAACATACAGTAAGAACACCCTTACACTCTTTATTGAGGCTTTCCCTATGTTGACTGCACTCATTTTGGGCTCGGTCAATGATCTCATGGATCGTTTCTGCtcaaaagaaatatatatatatatggcccaGGCAATTGCACACAAggttaaaggggccctatttAACAGTCTTAAAGCCTATACAGTGGACTCTTCTGAATGGTAGGCTATCCATCTTAAATCTAGTTGGACAaatccacttgtgatgtcactttgTAGCAAGGCTGGGCAGTTTTTGAAATTTTTTGTAATAGCTAATCACACTGACACCTAGTGGTGTCAGAAGAAAGTACGTGCCATGGAGAAATTCCACATCAGTGAAACTCAAAAGTGTTCCAAAATGTCATGGAAGTTGTTTACATCTGTTAATCAAATAATACGATCTGTAATTTATAACTACGATCTTTACGGTGTGTTGAAAACATATTTGACAGAGCCGTTGCACGCCCTACCGGATAGGATTATCATAATCTGATCAATCAATTGGATTAGTATTAGTACGGGTAACATGCCTCTCCTTAACCTTTGAGTTTGCCAATTAAAAAATGCCGATCAGTgttgagggaggagaagggagccTTGGGTTCGATACCAAATGTCTGCATCTTAcctgtaaataataaatacaattataataacTTTAATTTATATAGGGCCTCTTCGAGGGACcgaataagaaaataaaaagaggaTTGCAGATATGAACTAGAGACCATATAGGCGTGGAGAACGTGtattatttctgtttgttttttttaagtttccTAAGAAACAGTGTTGCAGGTCTTTGTCTGGAGGCCTCCTTGGGCAAGAAGGCTGACCCTTGCTGCCTTCTTCCTGGTATGTGTATGAATTTAATGAAAGTCCTTTTggataaagtgtctgctaattgAGAAAATAGTAAAATTAAGAATTATCCTGCGGATGACAAATGGGTCACTAAATAATGTAAGAAGAATGacatttttctttaaatcaTTAGCTTAACTTCATGGTGTTAACTCTTTGACATTAATCCAAATGCCCCTTTGGAGGCACTGCTAAATTATTAAAAAGTCATTCCAAATTGTATCTTTAATCTAAGTGCAGGGAAAAAAGGCAGAATAATGCAACTTTATACAATGTGTCaatgtatacatataaataaatatatacatacatttatagaatagttttttgttttgagaCGTACACAAATCTATTATTTCACTCGTGCTCTAAGTTTTTGACGTCCTCAAAGTTACTGCGAGAGAAAACCAGACCTAATTGGATTGAGGGCCCAAACGGTAGGCCGGGATGAAGCCTTTTGAAGAGGCTTAAGGATCGGCCCAGCAGTTGTACGTCAGTAGAGCCACCATGACCTCCTGTGTTCTGGCTGGGAAATCCTATTAGGACCGACGTTAAGCAGCCCGTAGACATGACTTCAACGGCCTCACCTGCGGAACAGAGACGATCTCAAGAAAGAAAAGGAAGATCCCAACTTTCTTCTATAATTTCTAGAATCCTGGGACACCCCCTGTGCATTTTATTCAGTCCTACAAGGTCATTCTCATAGAGTGGCAGAAGCATATAGTGCCATGAAAGTCCCTATGCAATAACACCCGACACAGTCCAGATCAAAGCTTGGTGCAGCTATTTAATTACAAATCGACATGGATATTGGTATTCATATCAACAGGCGTATGGTAATGCAAGTCTGCTAGAAAGACCGTGACATCAATACAGATCTGTGACCTGATGCTCATCTTTACACACTCCACGGTAACTCCACTACGGTATGCGTACGTTTCCATACAGCAATCAACCTGAGCCTCATAAAAAACATAGCCGGATGTTTGTTTGCTTTGCGTTGCGTTCTACCACCCCCCTCCTCGGCGGGTGCTATGTTATTATACAGCCCCCCTTGTCGCCCTTGTACGGGTTCTTTTCATCGGGAACGCCTTTGATCAGCATGTCCTCTGCGATGTGGCTCTCTACGTAAGCGATGGTCTCAGCACAGTTCGCTCCCACCTGGAGGAGGAAAATCAGCATGAGCATAGCAACTTTTTTGGGAAACAATGGAGGAGTGTACTGTGGGATTGCCTTTCAGTACGCTTCAGGGTTGTTGATGATACAGGAAATCCTTGTGTGAAGTGTTAATTGACTTACTGCGGTACGAGGAGTGTCGACTTCCTTCTTCAGTTGGTCCAATTCCATTTTCAGGATTTCCTTATCTGACATATCCCGAGCCATCCTGGCTGTTGCAGGAAAACCATAAGAAGTTTGTTAGTTGTTTGTTTCACTTGGTTCCATTAGTTGGTCCATAGTCCATTGCATAtttcaaataaatgaaacaaatgACAAGATTTCAAATAGAAAGATAGAACAAGATAATAAAAAGTAATTTATTGAGTAAGTATAGTAATAGTATGTCTGTCTAATAGTAAATAGACAACAAGTTAAAGGAAAATTGAATTGAACAATGAAAGACCTGGAAATAGCGCTTTTGGTTTAAGCAGTAACAATCTTTCTGCAGaccttaaaatatgacataATTATCTCCAAAACaggtaaaataaaaaagcaattgTTCCCAAATTGAACCAATAAGAAACCAGCAAATAGAGTAACTTCTTGAACCTTACCTGCAGTCGAGGGGTGGCTTACAAACGGAGAAATGTGTTGGCTCCTAAGAGCTCACCTATCTTTGTGAAGTCCTGGGGCGGGGTGTGTTTCCTCCTCTTTGACGGCTCTGCAGCGTGTGACGTCTACACAACCTCTGATCCTCTCACGGCTGGCTTTGGTCAGAGAACGTCGGCCCAGGATTGGGCCTGATGTCACCAATCCCTCCTGATCAGATTAAACAATCACAGGCTCTAAACCCCCAAACCCTCACCTGAGCAGGAAGGAAGGTGAGGCCTTCGTCTTAAGGCCTGACTCCTTGATTTGAATGCCACACGGGCCTTGGCATCCACACCGTGAAGAAGTCTGCGTCAATTAGATGGTTGTATAatctcctgctccctccagcGGATCCAGATTTGACCCACTCGTATCAAGGAAAGTGTGTTAATGCACTGTAGACCTGATTCATCTATAGCGGCCATATTGGTTAGTACACTacgtttaaaaatatatatatatatatattatttttatttatttttctttgttctGCATTCCTTTTCCTACCCCTGGGTAACATTGAGAATGTATATCGTTTTTCTTGGTTTCCTACGAATATTCTAGAACCGTTTGGTTGAACccattattttgtattatgcACACTATTCCAGGTGTTGCCCGACGAAAGCCCCACTTTCTTGTTTTCGCCCCTCTGTTCAGAAAACCTCTCTGTGGAAGTGCGTTCTGAGACATGGCAACTTATTAGTCTTTGACTAAGCCCTGAGCAGTAACTCTTTCACCCAATAAGCCATTTTCAGAATCTGGGTTAGACTCATCCATTCGAGATTAACCTTAGACACGTCACTATGGAATTACCCAGTGTAGAAAC encodes:
- the gngt2b gene encoding guanine nucleotide-binding protein G(I)/G(S)/G(O) subunit gamma-T2b, producing MARDMSDKEILKMELDQLKKEVDTPRTAVGANCAETIAYVESHIAEDMLIKGVPDEKNPYKGDKGGCIIT